The Fuerstiella sp. nucleotide sequence GGGCCGTGTCCACGCTGTAACGCATTGAACCATCGACCAGAACGTTGTCGTCGCCGAGGATTCCGTGCACCGCTCGCACAGCTGCAACATCCAGTTCCGGATCGCGGCCAAGTCGCATTTTTGCTCGGCGGAAACCCCGCTGTCGGTGTCGTAACGCTTCCTGTTTCAGGTCTGCCACGTCACTCCACAGTAATCCACTGGCATAAGCCGGACATGCTGTCCGGTCGCCACCCAGCAGTGACCACACTGGTTTGTCCTGATTTTTTCCGCGCAGATCCCAAAACGCTGTATCCAGCGCGCCCAGGGCCGACACTGCGGCACCTTTTCGTCCGTACCAGCGGGTGACCTGATACATCATCTCCCACAGACGCTCAACATCGGTTGGGTCTTCACCCAGCAGCAGTGGTGCCAGCTGTCGTTCAATAATCAGATGCAGAAGTCCCGGATGGGAATACCCGGAGCCAAGTCCGACATCACCGGTATCAGTGTGCACCCGTACGAGGGTGGTCACGCGTGCCGAACACCGGCCCCCGGCATAGATGTACCCGTTCTCGTATTCGAACCGCAAAGTGATGACTTCGATATGGTCAATTTTCATTGGCGATCCCTGTTTGTTGACTAAGACGGAACTACCTGGAACCGGGCCTCTGTGCATCAGTCGTTCGATGCGGTCAGTCTGGTTCAGTCCGCGGAACCCTCGTGTTGGGGACACAACAGGACCTTCATTGCGTTCGGTTCACCTTCGTAGAGTCTGCGAAACCAGTCTGCTCCGTCCTCAAGGGGAGCCCGGGCAGTTATCAGAGGTTCCACCTGGATCGCACCGCTTTCCAGAAGTGCGATACATGCCGGGTATTCACCATTGCAGCCACAGGTTCCGTAAAGACTCAGTTCCCGGGTGACGACGTCCTGCAGCGGTAGATCGATTTCCGGCGTTACGTTGCCGACCAGGGTTACGGAACCACCTTTGCGAGTACCGGCGATTGCGGATTTGATCGTCGGCGTCGTACCGACCACTTCCATTGCCACATCTGCTCCTCGGCCCTGTGTCAGTTCGTGAATTTTCGCCGGAGCGTCCTCGTCTGCTGCATTGATTGTGAAGTCTGCACCCAAAGTACGTGCGACGTTCAGTCGATGATCATTGACATCCGTAGCAATAACGCGACTGCAGCCGGCGAGACGCACGGCCTGAATGACTAACAGTCCGATCATTCCGCTGCCAACGACAACTGCTGTGTCGCCCAGTCTGATCGGGGTGCGATTGGCTGCGTGAACCGCGACCGAGACAGCTTCGATCAATGCGGCGTGTTCGAACGACAGGGTTTCCGGAATACGGTAGACAATGCGGGCCGGCACAGAAATGAATTCGGCGAAGGCTCCGTATCGGCGGTAATCCCCGCATGAGACTCCCAGCACCATTCTGTTCTCACACAGGTTGGCGTCGCCGTGAGAGCAAAACCAGCAGCTGCCACAGGAAACCATTGAATCGAAGGTGACACGGTCGCCTGTCACAAAATCTGTCACCCGGCTGCCGACGGCAGCGACAATACCGGACGCTTCATGCCCCATGACAAGTGGAGGGACACGACGTCCGCTGCTGCCGTCCCAGCCGTGGATATCACTGCCACAAATGCCGCACGCCTGCACCTGAATTAAGACATCGTCGTCACCGATTTCCGGCTGATGAAGTTCAATGAGGTCCAGCTTTTTGTATTCCGACAGCAAAAGTGCTTTCACGACAAACCAATCGATCCGGAGGCTTAAAAATTAAGTTGGCGAAAGACCTGACTACGGGTTAGTTATCGTAGCCTCCGGTCGGTGCGACTCAATGTCGACCCCGGCAGTCCATCGATTGGGAATCATAGTGAAATCGTGCGGCCTGTTGTCTGGACAGGAGATCATACGAATGATCTGTAAGGGTTCCGCAGTCCCTGCCTGTGTGGCTTGCCTCGCTGGCGGGGGAACGACATGTTCTGCCGATAAATCCTGGACGCTGCGTGGCAGGCATTGCACCCGGCATGTCCAGGATTCCGGAATGCCGGACCGTTCTGTCAATCCCCCTGTCGTGAGACGCCTTCGTCAGGGGGTTGGTCGTATTCCTGTCTTGCACTGTTTTTTTTTGTCGGTAGATTCGGATTTTCCGTGAAACGAATCTCTCGTGTTACGAACGTATCGTGTCTGGCTTAAGGATCGAAATCATGGCACGACCTTTATGGCTGGTGATCGTTCTGTTGTTTCAGGCTCTTTCCGCGTCAGCGAGGGATGAGGGGCCTGTTACGATCGAGCGGCCGTTTCTCTGGGAATTTTGGGAGCCCGGTTCCCGTGTTACGTCGTATCTGTTTGGTACGATCCATGTCAATGATCCGAACATTACGAAGCTGCACCCCGCTGTGCTTTCGGCGTTTGGTTCTGCTTCAGCAGTCTGGTTTGAAATCGATTTTGTAAAAGACAATGTTGTTCAAACCAGGGCAGTTTCGTTGCCGCCAGGCCGACATCTTGAATCCTTAATTCCGAAATCCGCAGTTGGTCGGATCGATCGGCGGCTTAAGAAGCTCAGCCCGTTGCTTACGCGAAACGTTCTTCCGGAATTCCGTGTGGTAATGTGGCCACTGGTTTTGGCCAATCTTGAAGCTCAGATGAGCCGGCCGGGTACAGCTCCAATGGACATGCAGCTTCAGATGTCCGCTGGTGAGGCTGGTAAGAAGACCGGAGGCCTGGAAGACCCGTCTCGCCAGCTTCAGCCGCTTCTGGATCTGTCGATTGAAAAGCAAATCGAATTTCTTGAAGCATCGCTCGACATGATGGATGCAGACGATGCCGGCGGCATTCACCCACTTGAGCAGCTTGTCAAAATTTATGCGTCTGGAGACAGCCACGCTCTGCAGGAGTATTTGCTGCAGGAAATAAATCGCCCTGAAATGTCTGAGGATCTGAAAACTTTGTTGATCGAGACTTTGTTGATCAGGCGGAATGCCCGTATGGTCCGGGCGATCGTGGCAAATCTGAAGGCGGAACCTGGTGAAGTGCATTTCGTGGCAGTCGGTACCGCACATTTGCTGGGAAAGGAATCCGTAGTCGAAGGTCTGCGAGAAGCCGGATTTACAGTGCGGCGTGTGTCCGTCACTGATGAGCATAAAAAAGAATAGCGATCGTTATGCTCGTGACTCCCCCCGGTGTTACGGGCTGTTTGCAACGATCTTCCTTATTCGTCACGAACAGGTCACTATTGCACCGGCCTGGAATGCGGTTGTTTTCGCGACGGACGATATGCTGATCCATGACCGCAGTGGTTATGGTGGTGATGTGCAGACTGCATCGTTTTCTTCGTAGCTGCGGATCCCCTTTCAGGTTTGGCGTCCTGCTTCTCAACATCCGTTAAGTTTGTTTTTTGTTATCTCAGCAGGCGAAAACATTCGGAGAGTCTGACTACCATCATTGCTCGTGGTTTCCATCGCTTCTGCCCCATGCAAGACCTTCTCAATGCGATTTTTCCTGTCTTCTGTGTTGATCGTACTGCTGCTTTTTGTGTCCGTCGGATTACGGGCAGAAGATCGGGTGTCGTCCGTTCGCGTGACGCCGCTTGTTCCGGTCGAAGAGCAGTGGAAGCCCAGCGCCGTACCTGACCGCATTGTGATCAGCTGGAGTGACGATCCGTCGACCACGATGTCGGTTACCTGGCGCACAGACACTACGGTCCGACAGGCGGTTGCTGAGATTGCTCCGGCGGAAGGTGGTCCGAAGTTCGTCACCAGCAGCAAATCCATCGACGCCTCATCGCAGTCGCTGGAAACGAATTTGGGACCTTCGCTGAGGCACACTGTGACATTCCAGGGACTGAAGCCTCAGCATGAGTATCTGTACCGTGTCGGTGACGGGACCAACTGGAGCGAGTGGGCTGATTTTCGGACGGCCTCGTCGGAAGCTGCACCGTTTAGTTTTGTGTATTTTGGAGATGCTCAGAATGACGTGAAGTCACACTGGTCACGTGTTGTGCGGCGAGCCTTTCGTGATGCTCCCAGGGCGTCATTCTTTCTTCATGCAGGTGATTTGATTAACCGATCTGATAACGATGCAGAGTGGGGTGAGTGGTTCTATGCGGGGGGCTTCATTCATCGATCCACTCCGTGTGTCGCGACACCTGGCAATCATGAATTCGGACGTGTGGGAGATACCGATCAACGTCGTCTCTCTATTCACTGGCAGCCTCAGTTCGCGTTTCCTCAAAATGGTCCGGACGGGCTCAGGGAGACAGCCTACTGGTTTGACTTCCAGGGAACACGGATCGTCTCACTGAACTCGAATGACAGGATCGAGGAGCAGGCGGAGTGGCTGGATGCTGTGCTGACAGACAATCCAAATCAGTGGACTGTGATGACGTTCCATCATCCGATGTACTCGGCCAGCGCCGGCCGTGACAATCCCCGTCTGCGCGAGTTGTGGCAACCCGTTATCGATAAACACCATGTGGATCTTGTTCTGCAGGGTCACGACCACACGTACGCCCGTTCTCAGCTGATGACAGCTGAAGTGAACCTGATCACGGGAGTTTCTCATCAGGATCCGAATACGGGGACTGTTTATGTTGTGTCGGTGAGTGGTCCAAAAATGTATGAATTGGGTCGTCGACCGTTCATGCGGCGAGCTGCCGAGGATACGCAATTGTATCAGATCATCAGGATCGACGGTGTGCAGCTGATCTACGAAGCCCGCACAGCTGTCGGCGAACTTTACGACGGTTTTTTGCTACGCAAAGACGAGGGCGCGAAACGCACTCTGATCGAACAGATTCCGGGTCTCCGTGAATCACGACGTCCGGAAAGTGAACGTCGGAAAAAGTGAGTGACGGAAACAACTACAGGCTGGAAATGGTCTGAGGAAACGGTTGAGGGAGGTCGACAGTCGGTTCACTCGCGACGAGCTTCCCGTTGACTGATTTTGGTGCCGTCGAGCCCGGTCAGGACTGATGCTTATCTCAGTGTCGGAACTGGTTGTGAGTGCACGGAATGTGTCGGTGGGGCCCGTTTCGGTTTTCCGGTTCTGCTCACCGAAGACTATGCGGATCTTTCATTTTCAACGAGGCCGGGGTCATCCGTCCACGAACGCATTGTGCTGATAAACGACATGTGAACCGTATACGTGTGTACGTGAATGGCGAATACCTGCCCGATACCGACGCCAGATTTCGATCTTCGACCGCGGCCATTTCGAATGGCCGATGGTGTTTACGAAAGTGACCAGCGTTCTGGGGCAGGTTGATCGATTTCGGCGGCCATGCCGGACGGCGACCGTGATTTCATGTTTTCCGATCCGGTGACCACTGTGCCAATGCCTGTGCTGTTCACTCAGGCGAAGCGGGGCTGGTCAACTTCCTGGTATCCAAAACCGGCATCAAGGTCATTTCGATCGAGGATATCCCCCGGGCTTGGGGCTGCCGCGACATCAAGACAGTTCAGCTGCTGCATCCTTCAATGGGCAGGATAATGGCCAAAACGCAGGACTTTTCCGATGCATGGACGATCGAAGACAACTTCGATACGGCTGAAATCCGCAGTTAAGGTGTACGGATTGGGCCTTAGCACCAGATACAGCGAACTATATGGATGATGTGGGAGGTCTTTGCTGCTGGTTTTTGCGCAACACTGGACAGGTTCCGGGTTTGAGCCGCATTGTTCGATAATAGGTGCAACCTGTTACCCTGCAAAAGATTGCGCAATCCGTCCAACTGGTTGCGCGGTCATGGCAGGAATCGAAAAGATTGTACGTGGCATCTTGCGATTTAACGCGGCGATGCCTAACCTGGACGGGGCACTAGCTTGCCATTTTTGCATTGCGTGAGAAAATGTCCGGTTCCGGAGTCGGATACGGGTGATACCGGTGTCCTGACGCATCACAATCGATTGACAAATGTCCCGATCAACGACGTATGAGACCAGGTTTCTTCAAAATCTCTGTGAGAATTGAATTTAATTGTATTGCGCGAATTTTCTCCGTCGATCCGGGATGGAAATCCGGGAGCGTTCGTTGCACGTTCTTCTCCCCACTTCCCGTGAATCGCTTCGTCGCTGACACGATGTCATATGGTGGGCCGACTCCACAGTTCGAACATTAAGCCTGCCCCAAACACGTTCATGACGTTTTGGTCAACGCGTTCGATAGAGCACAAAAAGACGGTCTGAAGACAGCACTGCAGACCTTCGACCAGAGTCCGGACGATATCTGCCGCCCTGCGTACCGATGGTTGAGAACAACCAGTCCGGTTTCTGTTTGGCGGAATAACGACCGGGCTAACTGAACAGGAAAAGACACGATGGAAGACATTCGAGGAAATGAGTATCCCGCTCAATTCAGTGCACCCTTTGGCGCACCGGCGGCACAGGGTCTGTACGATCCGAAAAATGAACATGATAATTGTGGTGTTGGTTTCGTTGCCCATATCAAGGGACAGCGCAGCCGGTCCATCATTACGGATGCCGATCGAATTCTGAAGCACATGGATCACCGGGGTGCCTGTGGCTGTGAAGAAAACACAGGTGATGGTGCGGGGATGCTCACGGCGCTGCCGGTCGAGTTTTTGAAGCGCGTCGCTCTGGAAGATATGGGCGTGGAGTTGCCTGAGTCTGGTCGTTACGGTGCGGGCATCGTATTCCTGCCGCAGAATTCCGCTGAGCGCAAAACGTGTAAAAAAGCGGTTGAGAAGATCATTAGTGAACAGGGACAGTCACTGCTGGGCTGGCGGGACGTGCCTGTTGATTACGATGGTGCCGATATCGGCACGACAGCCCGCGCATGTGCACCGTTCATGGAAATGCTGTTCGTTGCCGCTGCCGAGGATATCGGCCAGGAGGCACTCGAACGTCAGCTGTTCATTATTCGGAAACGAGCCAGTCATCAGTTGCGGAATAGTGACCTGACAGAGGCACTTCAGTTTTACGTGTGTACCCTGTCGACGAAGGTCATCGTTTACAAAGGAATGTTGACATCCTTCCAGGTGATTCCGTTTTTCAGAGATCTGCAGGCCGAAGACTACACGAGTCATTTGGCGATGGTTCACAGTCGGTTTGCCACTAATACGTTTCCCAGCTGGGATCGTGCTCAGCCACTGCGATTCATGTCCCACAACGGCGAGATTAATACTCTCAAGGGAAACAGCAACTGGATGTTCGCGCGCCAGGGAAAAATGAAGAGCGAACTTTTCGGGGAGGAACTGGAGAAGCTGTTTCCCATTGTGGAACCACATACATCTGATTCCGGCTGTTTCGACAATGCAATGGAAATGCTTTACCACAGCGGTCGCACGCTGCAGGAAGTCGTCATGATGATGATTCCGGAAGCCTGGCAGAATCACCCGTCCATGCCGGAAGAGAAGCGGGCATTTTATGAGTATCACTCGGCGCTCCAGGAGCCGTGGGACGGTCCGGCGTCGGTGTCGTTCACGGACGGCAGGTATATCGGGGCGAGTCTGGACCGAAACGGTCTGCGTCCGAGTCGATTTTATGTGACCAAAGATGACCGTGTGGTCATGGCCAGTGAAGTGGGCGTACTGGATGTTGAGCCGGAGAATGTGGCTTTCAAGGGACGATTGCAGCCCGGTCGCATGTTTTTGGTCGATTTTGAGCAGGGGCGAATCATCGATGACGGTGAACTCAAGTCAGACGTCGCATCACGCCGCCCGTATCGGCAGTGGCTTGAAGAAAACCGAATCCTTTCGGATGAAATTCCCGCAGGTACCAAACCGGTCTTCTATCAGGATCAGGACCTGTTTAACCGAATGAAGGCGTTTGGTTACACCACGGAAACGCTTGATTTTCTGCTGATTCCGCTGCTTCACGCAAAAAAAGATCCCATCGGTTCCATGGGAAATGATGCAGCGCTGGCCTGCCTGAGTGATCAGCCGCGTATGCTCTATGATTACTTCCGACAGCTGTTTGCCCAGGTGACGAACCCGGCGATCGATTCGATCCGGGAAGAAATCATCATGTCACTTGAATGCTGTATTGGTCCCGAAGGCAATCTGCTGGACACCACTGCGGAACAGTGTCACCGTCTTGTGGTGCCGCATCCGATCCTCAGCAATCAGCAACTGGCTGATCTCAGTGCGATGGACCATCGAGGCTGGAAATCAAGAGTCATTGATATCACGTACGATCGATCCGAGGGATCGGACGGCCTGCGGCCCGCACTTGAGAGGATTTGTGAGGAAGCTCGGCAGTCAATCCGTGATGGTTACAGCCTGATTGTCCTGTCTGACCGGGCAATTGGCCCGGAGCGTGTGCCCGTGAGTTCTCTGCTGGCGAGCGGTGCGGTGCACCATCATCTGGTCCGGCATGAAGAGCGCACTCAAATCGGGATTGTCGTCGAATCCGGTGAAGCGCGTGAAGTGCATCACTTCTGTCTGCTGATTGGATTTGGTGCCGACGCAGTCAATCCGTATCTGGCGCTTTATGCGCTGCGGCAGGCACGTGTTGACGGGCGTCTGCCGGACGATTTTACAGACAAAATTATTGTGAAGCGGTATCGCGAAGGTGTTGCCAAGGGAATGCTCAAGGTGATGGCCAAGATGGGGATCAGTACCCTGGCCAGTTACAAGGGCGCTCAGATCTTCGAAGCCGTGGGTCTCAGGGACGATGTCATCGACCTGGCATTTGCGGGAACGGCCAGCCGAATTAAGGGTGTTGGTTTCGATATCCTTGGAAAAGAATCCCTCATCAGACATCACTCCGGTTATCCCGGAAATCCGGAGAGTGAATCGGCGGAACTGTCGAACCCTGGTCTGTTCCACTGGCGGCGAAATGGCGAGAAACACGCCTGGAATCCGCATACCATCGGTCGTATTCGGCAGGCTGCTCGATCCGGCGACAAAAACGCATACGTGGATTTCAGCACTCTGGTCAACCGTGAAACCACGCGAGCCTGTCATCTTCGGGGATTGTTGAAGTTCAGGTCCGGCGCGGCAGTCCCGGTCAGCGAAGTTGAGCCTGCCAGTGAGATTGTTAAACGATTTTGCACCGGTGCTATGAGTTTCGGATCCATTTCAGCCGAAGCCCATGAAACTCTTGCCATTGCTATGAATCGCATCGGCGGAAAGAGTAACACCGGTGAAGGCGGTGAGAAGTATGAACGATTCAATCCAATGGATAACGGGGATAGTAAACGTTCGGCCATCAAACAGGTGGCCAGCGGTCGTTTTGGAGTGACCAGCTGGTATCTCACCAACAGCGACGAACTGCAGATCAAGATTTCGCAGGGAGCAAAGCCAGGTGAAGGAGGGGAACTGCCGGGACACAAGGTGGACGACGTGATCGCCAACACGCGACTGTCGACGCGCGGTGTCGGGTTAATCAGTCCACCTCCACATCACGACATTTACTCGATCGAAGACCTGGCTCAACTGATTTATGATCTGAAGAACGCCAATCGACGGGCCCGCATCAGTGTCAAGCTGGTTTCGGAAGTGGGCGTTGGCACCATCGCCTCCGGTGTCGCGAAGGGGCACGCCGACAATATCCTGATTTCCGGAAGCGAAGGTGGGACTGGTGCGTCACCATTGACCAGTATTAAGCATGCCGGTCTGCCATGGGAACTGGGTATTGCAGAAACTCATCAGACGCTGGTGATGAACAACCTGCGCAGTCGAGTACGTCTGCAGACGGATGGACAGCTCAAGACCGGTCGTGACGTCGTTGTTGCAACATTGCTGGGGGCCGAGGAGTATGGCTTCAGTACAGCACCGCTGATTACGATCGGCTGCATTATGATGCGCAAGTGCCACTTGAATACATGTCCCGTCGGAATTGCAACGCAGGATCCGGTGCTTCGGAAGAAATTTCGAGGGAAGCCGGAACATGTTGTCAACTATCTGTTCATGGTTGCAGAAGAAGCTCGCGGGATTATGGCCCAACTGGGCTTCCGTACGATTAATGAAATGGTCGGTCGAAGTGACATGCTGGAGCTGGACGAAGACGTTGCACACTGGAAAGCAAAGAGCATTGATCTTTCGGCTATCCTCACGCCGGCGAAAAAACTTCATCCGGATGTTCAAACGTTCTGCACGATCGACCAGAAGCACGGTCTGGAAGATGTTCGAGATATGGAATTACTGGAGAAATGCCGTGAGGCACTTGAGTCCGGTACTTCGGTCAGAGTCGATACACACATCGAGAACATCGATCGAGCCTTCGGCA carries:
- a CDS encoding mandelate racemase/muconate lactonizing enzyme family protein, whose product is MKIDHIEVITLRFEYENGYIYAGGRCSARVTTLVRVHTDTGDVGLGSGYSHPGLLHLIIERQLAPLLLGEDPTDVERLWEMMYQVTRWYGRKGAAVSALGALDTAFWDLRGKNQDKPVWSLLGGDRTACPAYASGLLWSDVADLKQEALRHRQRGFRRAKMRLGRDPELDVAAVRAVHGILGDDNVLVDGSMRYSVDTARQLADVLAECKVLWFEEPFEPEDIDSYAALRDGCPVPVAAGENEFGFQGFRELIRAGAVDIVQPDASRCGGISEVRRVAELAKTAGLRVAPHTWSDAVTITANAHVVASIDHGLTVEMDQTGNPFVEQLLVEPPEVRDGQLTLSSAPGLGIELNQSTIDRYRLADPLEIPDGLYSDMVFGRSFLN
- a CDS encoding galactitol-1-phosphate 5-dehydrogenase; its protein translation is MKALLLSEYKKLDLIELHQPEIGDDDVLIQVQACGICGSDIHGWDGSSGRRVPPLVMGHEASGIVAAVGSRVTDFVTGDRVTFDSMVSCGSCWFCSHGDANLCENRMVLGVSCGDYRRYGAFAEFISVPARIVYRIPETLSFEHAALIEAVSVAVHAANRTPIRLGDTAVVVGSGMIGLLVIQAVRLAGCSRVIATDVNDHRLNVARTLGADFTINAADEDAPAKIHELTQGRGADVAMEVVGTTPTIKSAIAGTRKGGSVTLVGNVTPEIDLPLQDVVTRELSLYGTCGCNGEYPACIALLESGAIQVEPLITARAPLEDGADWFRRLYEGEPNAMKVLLCPQHEGSAD
- a CDS encoding TraB/GumN family protein; this encodes MARPLWLVIVLLFQALSASARDEGPVTIERPFLWEFWEPGSRVTSYLFGTIHVNDPNITKLHPAVLSAFGSASAVWFEIDFVKDNVVQTRAVSLPPGRHLESLIPKSAVGRIDRRLKKLSPLLTRNVLPEFRVVMWPLVLANLEAQMSRPGTAPMDMQLQMSAGEAGKKTGGLEDPSRQLQPLLDLSIEKQIEFLEASLDMMDADDAGGIHPLEQLVKIYASGDSHALQEYLLQEINRPEMSEDLKTLLIETLLIRRNARMVRAIVANLKAEPGEVHFVAVGTAHLLGKESVVEGLREAGFTVRRVSVTDEHKKE
- a CDS encoding metallophosphoesterase family protein, yielding MRFFLSSVLIVLLLFVSVGLRAEDRVSSVRVTPLVPVEEQWKPSAVPDRIVISWSDDPSTTMSVTWRTDTTVRQAVAEIAPAEGGPKFVTSSKSIDASSQSLETNLGPSLRHTVTFQGLKPQHEYLYRVGDGTNWSEWADFRTASSEAAPFSFVYFGDAQNDVKSHWSRVVRRAFRDAPRASFFLHAGDLINRSDNDAEWGEWFYAGGFIHRSTPCVATPGNHEFGRVGDTDQRRLSIHWQPQFAFPQNGPDGLRETAYWFDFQGTRIVSLNSNDRIEEQAEWLDAVLTDNPNQWTVMTFHHPMYSASAGRDNPRLRELWQPVIDKHHVDLVLQGHDHTYARSQLMTAEVNLITGVSHQDPNTGTVYVVSVSGPKMYELGRRPFMRRAAEDTQLYQIIRIDGVQLIYEARTAVGELYDGFLLRKDEGAKRTLIEQIPGLRESRRPESERRKK
- the gltB gene encoding glutamate synthase large subunit — protein: MEDIRGNEYPAQFSAPFGAPAAQGLYDPKNEHDNCGVGFVAHIKGQRSRSIITDADRILKHMDHRGACGCEENTGDGAGMLTALPVEFLKRVALEDMGVELPESGRYGAGIVFLPQNSAERKTCKKAVEKIISEQGQSLLGWRDVPVDYDGADIGTTARACAPFMEMLFVAAAEDIGQEALERQLFIIRKRASHQLRNSDLTEALQFYVCTLSTKVIVYKGMLTSFQVIPFFRDLQAEDYTSHLAMVHSRFATNTFPSWDRAQPLRFMSHNGEINTLKGNSNWMFARQGKMKSELFGEELEKLFPIVEPHTSDSGCFDNAMEMLYHSGRTLQEVVMMMIPEAWQNHPSMPEEKRAFYEYHSALQEPWDGPASVSFTDGRYIGASLDRNGLRPSRFYVTKDDRVVMASEVGVLDVEPENVAFKGRLQPGRMFLVDFEQGRIIDDGELKSDVASRRPYRQWLEENRILSDEIPAGTKPVFYQDQDLFNRMKAFGYTTETLDFLLIPLLHAKKDPIGSMGNDAALACLSDQPRMLYDYFRQLFAQVTNPAIDSIREEIIMSLECCIGPEGNLLDTTAEQCHRLVVPHPILSNQQLADLSAMDHRGWKSRVIDITYDRSEGSDGLRPALERICEEARQSIRDGYSLIVLSDRAIGPERVPVSSLLASGAVHHHLVRHEERTQIGIVVESGEAREVHHFCLLIGFGADAVNPYLALYALRQARVDGRLPDDFTDKIIVKRYREGVAKGMLKVMAKMGISTLASYKGAQIFEAVGLRDDVIDLAFAGTASRIKGVGFDILGKESLIRHHSGYPGNPESESAELSNPGLFHWRRNGEKHAWNPHTIGRIRQAARSGDKNAYVDFSTLVNRETTRACHLRGLLKFRSGAAVPVSEVEPASEIVKRFCTGAMSFGSISAEAHETLAIAMNRIGGKSNTGEGGEKYERFNPMDNGDSKRSAIKQVASGRFGVTSWYLTNSDELQIKISQGAKPGEGGELPGHKVDDVIANTRLSTRGVGLISPPPHHDIYSIEDLAQLIYDLKNANRRARISVKLVSEVGVGTIASGVAKGHADNILISGSEGGTGASPLTSIKHAGLPWELGIAETHQTLVMNNLRSRVRLQTDGQLKTGRDVVVATLLGAEEYGFSTAPLITIGCIMMRKCHLNTCPVGIATQDPVLRKKFRGKPEHVVNYLFMVAEEARGIMAQLGFRTINEMVGRSDMLELDEDVAHWKAKSIDLSAILTPAKKLHPDVQTFCTIDQKHGLEDVRDMELLEKCREALESGTSVRVDTHIENIDRAFGTILSNEVSRAHGENGLPDDTIHIKVNGSAGQSVGAWLSRGVTIEVEGDANDYAGKGLSGGRLVVYPPKTSDFVAEDNVIVGNVALYGATGGEAYLRGIAAERFCVRNSGAWAVIEGVGDHGCEYMTGGRAVILGPTGRNFAAGMSGGVAYVYDPHERFLMNCNLELVELEPLEAEGDVHELRQMISNHRRYTGSEVADRILNDWETALSNFVKVMPVDYRKALEELASETTMAT